A genomic segment from Streptomyces sp. NBC_01233 encodes:
- a CDS encoding IS30 family transposase has translation MRAAGVRRRDAAAQAGVHERTAEDWDRGIRQIGHSRLHPDGRRIDYKTGVTTIAATSSRSSLATVEAELHPRFLTVTERELIADLHREGRSLRAIGRALGRPASTIKREIDARSVDGVYRPHRAQRAWARSRSRPKDSKLAQDGPLRRFVAEKLQEQWSPEQICHALVIEFPDDESMRVSPETIYQAVYVQARGGLRREVAAALRTGRTRRKPHRSPDQRTRRFVDEMVMISERPAEVEDRAVPGHWEGDLIVGPRSESAIVTLVERSTRYVMLGHLPGGHTAEEVRDVLVPLIQTLPGHLRGSLTWDQGCEMAAHKQFTVATGVPVYFCDPHSPWQRGSNENTNGLLRQYFPKSTDLSVHSPEDLEHVAQQLNGRPRKTLGWKTPAERLRDLLTST, from the coding sequence CTGCGTGCTGCGGGAGTCCGGCGCCGTGATGCCGCCGCGCAGGCCGGCGTCCATGAGCGCACCGCTGAGGACTGGGACCGCGGTATCCGGCAGATCGGCCACTCGCGCCTGCATCCTGACGGGCGCCGCATCGACTACAAGACTGGTGTGACCACCATCGCCGCCACCTCTTCAAGGTCGTCCCTCGCAACGGTCGAGGCCGAACTGCACCCCAGGTTTCTCACGGTGACCGAGCGAGAGCTGATCGCTGATCTGCACCGTGAAGGCCGGTCGCTGCGCGCGATCGGACGGGCACTGGGCCGACCGGCGTCCACGATCAAGCGCGAGATCGACGCCCGGTCGGTCGATGGCGTCTACCGGCCGCACCGGGCCCAGCGGGCATGGGCGAGGAGCCGGTCGCGCCCCAAGGACTCCAAGCTCGCCCAGGACGGCCCGCTCCGCCGGTTCGTCGCGGAAAAGCTGCAGGAACAGTGGTCACCCGAGCAGATCTGCCACGCTCTGGTCATCGAGTTCCCCGACGACGAGAGCATGCGCGTGAGCCCGGAAACGATCTACCAGGCGGTCTACGTCCAGGCCCGTGGCGGACTGCGCCGCGAAGTCGCGGCCGCGCTGCGCACCGGGCGCACTCGCCGCAAGCCGCACCGCAGCCCGGACCAGCGCACGCGCCGGTTCGTCGACGAGATGGTGATGATCTCCGAGCGTCCTGCCGAGGTCGAGGACCGGGCAGTGCCCGGTCACTGGGAGGGCGATCTGATCGTCGGCCCCCGCAGCGAGAGCGCGATCGTCACCCTGGTCGAGCGCTCCACCCGCTACGTCATGCTGGGGCATCTGCCCGGCGGGCATACGGCCGAGGAGGTCCGCGACGTGCTGGTGCCCTTGATCCAGACCCTGCCCGGGCACCTGCGCGGCTCGCTGACCTGGGACCAGGGCTGCGAGATGGCCGCGCACAAGCAGTTCACCGTGGCCACAGGCGTGCCGGTCTACTTCTGCGACCCGCACTCACCCTGGCAGCGCGGATCGAACGAGAACACCAACGGCCTGCTACGGCAGTACTTCCCCAAGAGCACCGACCTGTCCGTGCACAGCCCCGAAGACCTCGAACACGTCGCCCAGCAACTCAACGGCCGGCCCCGCAAAACGCTCGGCTGGAAAACCCCAGCCGAGCGCCTGCGTGATCTACTGACGAGCACGTAG
- a CDS encoding bifunctional DNA primase/polymerase produces the protein MGFTIGGSRGTKEFRSGTRRRGRTSECTAVAEYTGLWGWDAVPGARAAAPARDCSCGDAECVSPGAHPLPFAPTVKAGATLDEVTEAWGDYPGAAVLLPVGRAFDVIEVSEEAGRRALVRLERMGLPLGPVIVTADGRAQFFVAPGAAAELPQLLYRMGWDDADLDLLALGHGAYVTAPPSDRAGLGQAGWLRPPALDSAGGPPQARLLLGTLAYICHRSRR, from the coding sequence ATGGGCTTCACGATCGGCGGCAGCCGCGGCACCAAGGAGTTCCGTTCCGGCACCCGGCGCCGCGGCCGGACCTCGGAGTGCACGGCGGTGGCGGAGTACACCGGGCTGTGGGGCTGGGACGCGGTCCCCGGCGCCCGCGCCGCGGCGCCCGCCCGCGACTGTTCCTGCGGGGACGCGGAGTGCGTCTCCCCCGGGGCGCATCCGCTCCCCTTCGCACCCACCGTCAAGGCCGGGGCCACCCTGGACGAGGTCACAGAGGCCTGGGGCGATTACCCGGGCGCCGCGGTACTCCTCCCCGTGGGCCGCGCCTTCGACGTCATCGAGGTCTCCGAGGAGGCCGGGCGCCGGGCGCTGGTGCGGCTGGAGCGGATGGGGCTGCCCCTCGGCCCGGTCATCGTGACCGCGGACGGCCGGGCGCAGTTCTTCGTGGCCCCGGGCGCGGCGGCCGAGCTGCCGCAGCTGCTGTACCGGATGGGCTGGGACGACGCCGACCTCGACCTGCTGGCCCTGGGCCACGGGGCCTACGTAACGGCGCCGCCCTCGGACCGGGCCGGCCTCGGCCAGGCCGGCTGGCTGCGGCCGCCCGCGCTGGACTCGGCCGGGGGTCCGCCGCAGGCCCGGCTGCTGCTGGGCACGCTCGCCTACATCTGCCACCGCTCGCGCCGGTAG
- the nsdA gene encoding transcriptional repressor NsdA, whose product MSGNGASGTIEDAAARNDQLTSWFVRSGWSKGELARQVNRRARQMGAHHISTDTSRVRRWLDGEQPREPVPRILSELFSERFGSVVAIEQLGLRTAHQTPSVSGVDLPWAGPQTVELLGEFSRSDLMLARRGFLGTSLALSAGPALIEPMQRWLVPVPAADPGLRQAALPPAERGGGPTGALGGHRPPRLSEPELDLLDATTVMFRQWDAQCGGGLRRKAVVGQLHEVTDLLQENHPAPVMKRLFKVAAELAELAGWMSYDIGLHPTAQKYFVLALHAAKEAGDKPLGSYILSGMSRQMIHLGRPEDALELVHLAQYGSRDCAGPRTQAMLYAMEARAYANMGQPSRCKRAVRMAEDTFSDVAFGGEPEPDWIRFFSEAELNGENSHSYRDLAYVAGRSPMYASLAEPVMERAVELFEKDEEHQRSYALNLIGLATVHLLQREPEQAAVLVDRALDVAGKVRSERVNTRLRKTVDSAAREYGDVAEVVRLTDHLASRLPEAAAAV is encoded by the coding sequence GTGAGCGGCAATGGCGCAAGCGGAACGATCGAGGACGCTGCTGCGCGCAACGACCAGCTGACCTCGTGGTTCGTCCGCAGCGGCTGGTCCAAGGGCGAACTCGCCCGGCAGGTCAACCGCCGGGCCCGTCAGATGGGCGCCCACCACATCAGCACGGACACCTCCCGGGTGCGCCGCTGGCTGGACGGCGAACAGCCCCGCGAGCCCGTCCCGCGCATCCTGTCCGAGCTGTTCTCCGAGCGCTTCGGCTCCGTCGTCGCCATCGAGCAGCTCGGCCTGCGCACCGCCCACCAGACGCCTTCCGTCTCCGGGGTCGACCTGCCCTGGGCAGGCCCGCAGACCGTCGAGCTGCTCGGCGAGTTCTCCCGCAGCGACCTGATGCTGGCCCGCCGCGGCTTCCTCGGGACCTCGCTCGCCCTCTCCGCCGGCCCCGCCCTCATCGAGCCCATGCAGCGCTGGCTCGTACCGGTCCCGGCCGCCGACCCGGGACTGCGCCAGGCGGCCCTCCCCCCGGCGGAGCGAGGGGGAGGGCCGACGGGGGCCCTCGGCGGCCACCGCCCGCCCCGGCTCTCCGAACCGGAACTCGACCTCCTCGACGCCACCACCGTGATGTTCCGCCAGTGGGACGCCCAGTGCGGGGGCGGCCTGCGCCGCAAGGCCGTCGTGGGCCAGCTCCACGAGGTCACCGACCTGCTCCAGGAGAACCACCCCGCCCCGGTCATGAAGCGGCTCTTCAAGGTCGCCGCCGAGCTGGCCGAGCTGGCCGGCTGGATGAGCTACGACATCGGCCTGCACCCCACCGCGCAGAAGTACTTCGTCCTCGCCCTGCACGCCGCGAAGGAGGCCGGCGACAAGCCGCTCGGCTCGTACATCCTCTCCGGCATGAGCCGCCAGATGATCCACCTGGGCCGCCCCGAGGACGCCCTCGAACTCGTCCACCTCGCGCAGTACGGCAGCCGCGACTGCGCCGGCCCGCGCACCCAGGCCATGCTGTATGCGATGGAGGCCCGCGCGTACGCCAACATGGGACAGCCCAGCCGCTGCAAGCGGGCCGTGCGGATGGCCGAGGACACCTTCTCCGACGTCGCCTTCGGCGGCGAGCCCGAGCCCGACTGGATCCGCTTCTTCTCCGAGGCCGAGCTGAACGGCGAGAACTCCCACTCGTACCGGGACCTCGCCTACGTGGCCGGGCGCAGCCCCATGTACGCCTCCCTGGCGGAACCCGTCATGGAGCGGGCCGTCGAGCTCTTCGAGAAGGACGAGGAGCACCAGCGCTCCTACGCCCTCAACCTCATCGGCCTGGCCACCGTTCACCTGCTCCAGCGTGAGCCGGAGCAGGCCGCGGTGCTCGTCGACCGGGCCCTCGACGTGGCGGGAAAGGTGCGGTCCGAACGGGTGAACACCCGCCTGCGTAAGACCGTCGACAGCGCCGCCCGTGAGTACGGCGACGTAGCCGAAGTGGTCCGGCTCACCGACCACCTCGCCTCCCGGCTCCCCGAAGCCGCGGCGGCCGTCTGA
- a CDS encoding ammonium transporter, translated as MASAITTLAADAPTLSAANTGFMLICSALVMLMTPGLAFFYGGMVRVKSSLNMLMMSFISLGIVTILWVLYGFSLAFGTDSGSLIGWNSDYVGLSGIGITELWDGYTIPVYVFAVFQLMFAVITPALISGALADRVKFSAWALFTVLWVTVVYFPVAHWVWGAGGWLFELGVIDFAGGTAVHINAGAAALGVILVIGKRVGFKKDPMRPHSLPLVMLGAGLLWFGWFGFNAGSWLGNDDGVGAVMFVNTQVATAAAMLAWLGYEKLRHGSFTTLGAASGAVAGLVAITPSGGAVSPLGAIAVGAIAGVLCAMAVGLKYKFGYDDSLDVVGVHLVGGVVGSLLVGLFATGGVQSDVAGLFYGGGLEQLGKQAIGVFSVLAYSLVASALLAFLLDKTIGMRVSEDVEVAGIDQVEHAETAYDFSGAGGGAASRSTAAPTPSAASKKVDA; from the coding sequence ATGGCATCAGCCATCACGACCCTCGCGGCAGACGCCCCGACGCTGTCTGCCGCGAACACCGGGTTCATGCTCATCTGCTCCGCCCTGGTCATGCTGATGACCCCGGGACTCGCCTTCTTCTACGGAGGCATGGTCCGAGTCAAGAGCAGCCTCAACATGCTGATGATGAGCTTCATCAGCCTGGGGATCGTCACGATCCTCTGGGTCCTCTACGGCTTCAGCCTCGCCTTCGGCACCGACTCCGGCTCCCTCATCGGCTGGAACTCCGACTACGTGGGCCTCAGCGGCATCGGGATCACCGAGCTGTGGGACGGCTACACCATCCCGGTCTACGTCTTCGCCGTCTTCCAGCTGATGTTCGCCGTCATCACCCCGGCCCTGATCAGCGGCGCCCTCGCCGACCGCGTGAAGTTCAGCGCCTGGGCCCTGTTCACCGTCCTGTGGGTCACCGTCGTCTACTTCCCCGTCGCCCACTGGGTCTGGGGAGCCGGCGGCTGGCTCTTCGAGCTCGGCGTCATCGACTTCGCGGGCGGCACCGCCGTCCACATCAACGCCGGCGCCGCCGCCCTCGGCGTGATCCTGGTCATCGGCAAGCGCGTCGGCTTCAAGAAGGACCCGATGCGCCCGCACAGCCTGCCCCTCGTGATGCTCGGCGCCGGTCTGCTCTGGTTCGGCTGGTTCGGCTTCAACGCGGGCTCCTGGCTCGGCAACGACGACGGCGTCGGCGCGGTCATGTTCGTCAACACCCAGGTCGCCACCGCCGCCGCCATGCTCGCCTGGCTCGGCTACGAGAAGCTGCGCCACGGCTCCTTCACCACCCTCGGCGCCGCCTCCGGCGCGGTCGCCGGCCTCGTCGCCATCACCCCCTCCGGCGGTGCGGTCAGCCCGCTCGGCGCCATCGCGGTCGGCGCCATCGCCGGCGTGCTCTGCGCCATGGCGGTCGGCCTCAAGTACAAGTTCGGCTACGACGACTCCCTCGACGTGGTCGGAGTCCACCTCGTCGGCGGTGTCGTCGGCTCCCTCCTCGTCGGCCTCTTCGCCACCGGCGGGGTGCAGTCCGACGTGGCCGGCCTCTTCTACGGCGGCGGCCTCGAACAGCTCGGCAAGCAGGCCATCGGAGTCTTCTCCGTCCTCGCCTACTCTCTGGTGGCGTCCGCGTTGCTCGCCTTCCTCCTCGACAAGACGATCGGGATGCGGGTCAGCGAGGACGTCGAGGTCGCCGGCATCGACCAGGTCGAACACGCCGAGACCGCCTACGACTTCAGCGGAGCCGGTGGCGGCGCGGCCTCGCGCAGCACCGCCGCACCCACCCCCTCCGCCGCGAGCAAGAAGGTTGACGCATGA
- a CDS encoding P-II family nitrogen regulator, translated as MKLITAIVKPHKLDEIKEALQTFGVQGLTVTEASGYGRQRGHTEVYRGAEYQVDLVPKIRIEVLVDDSDAEELIRVIVSAAATGKIGDGKVWSVPVDSVVRVRTGERGADAL; from the coding sequence ATGAAGCTGATCACCGCGATCGTCAAGCCGCACAAGCTGGACGAGATCAAGGAAGCCCTCCAGACCTTCGGAGTGCAGGGGCTCACGGTCACCGAGGCCAGCGGCTACGGCCGCCAGCGCGGTCACACCGAGGTATACCGCGGTGCCGAGTACCAGGTGGACCTCGTCCCCAAGATCCGCATCGAGGTGCTGGTCGACGACTCCGACGCCGAGGAACTGATCCGCGTCATCGTGAGCGCGGCGGCCACCGGCAAGATCGGTGACGGCAAGGTGTGGAGCGTCCCCGTGGACTCGGTCGTACGGGTCCGCACCGGCGAGCGCGGCGCTGACGCGCTCTAG
- a CDS encoding [protein-PII] uridylyltransferase, translating into MTSVEETTDNTADSGPSGYAAARLRLLQEESRSGPSRRSALSGLTDDWLNALFTTAVRETGVRGATLVAVGGYGRGELSPRSDLDLVLLHDGKAEPQALSALADRVWYPVWDLGLALDHSVRTPGEARKTAAEDLKVQLGLLDARTVAGDAGLLAGLRTSVLADWRNQAAKRLPQLHSLCRERAERAGELRFLLEPDLKEARGGLRDITALRAVAASWLADAPRDGLAEARRRLLDARDALHLVTGRATDRLSLQEQDQVAAQLGLLDADALLREVYEAARVVAYAGDVTWREVGRVLRARAARPRLRGLLGPRGAAAAARAPLAEGVVESDGEAVLALAARPDRDPVLPLRFAAAAAQAGLPVSLHAVRRLAAQGKQLPVPWPAEAREQLVTLLGAGEPTVAVWEALEAEGLITRLLPDWERVRCRPQRNPVHTWTVDRHLIETAVRAAALTRRVGRPDLLLMAALLHDIGKGWPGDHSVAGETIARDVAARVGFDAQDAAVLGALVRHHLLLIDTATRRDLDDPATVRSVADAVGSVGTLEILHALTEADALATGPAAWSAWRGSLVADLVARVAAVLRGTAPAVREAEIPTTEQERLAVEALRTGEPVLALHVRQEEEDAVGGELVVAVPDQPGVLPAVAGVLALHRLTVRAADLRSMELPDQLGEVLVLRWRVAAEYGALPQAARLRSDLVRALDGSLDVPAKLADREAAYPRRRGVTPPPPRVTVVPDVSSLATVLEVRAPDAVGLLHRIGRALESAGVRVRSAHVSTLGANAVDTLYVTSPDGKPLEPAEAATLAGSVQVALS; encoded by the coding sequence GTGACGAGCGTCGAAGAGACCACGGACAACACGGCCGACTCGGGACCCAGCGGATACGCCGCGGCCCGGCTGCGACTCCTCCAGGAGGAGTCGCGGTCCGGGCCTTCGCGGCGTTCCGCCCTGTCCGGGCTGACCGACGACTGGCTGAACGCCCTGTTCACGACCGCCGTACGGGAGACCGGCGTCCGCGGCGCCACCCTGGTGGCCGTCGGCGGCTACGGGCGGGGCGAGCTCTCCCCGCGCAGCGACCTCGACCTGGTGCTGCTGCACGACGGCAAGGCGGAGCCGCAGGCGCTGAGCGCGCTGGCCGACCGCGTCTGGTACCCGGTGTGGGACCTCGGCCTCGCCCTCGACCACTCGGTACGGACCCCCGGCGAGGCCCGCAAGACCGCCGCCGAGGACCTCAAGGTGCAGCTCGGCCTGCTCGACGCCCGGACCGTCGCCGGTGACGCCGGACTCCTCGCCGGCCTGCGGACCTCCGTCCTGGCGGACTGGCGCAACCAGGCCGCCAAGCGGCTCCCGCAACTGCACTCCCTGTGCCGCGAGCGGGCCGAGCGCGCCGGAGAGCTCCGCTTCCTGCTCGAACCCGACCTCAAGGAGGCCCGCGGCGGGCTCCGCGACATCACCGCGCTGCGGGCGGTCGCGGCGTCCTGGCTGGCCGACGCCCCGCGCGACGGCCTCGCCGAGGCGCGGCGACGGCTCCTCGACGCGCGCGACGCCCTGCACCTGGTGACCGGCCGGGCCACCGACCGGCTCTCGCTCCAGGAACAGGACCAGGTCGCGGCGCAGCTCGGGCTGCTCGACGCGGACGCCCTGCTCCGGGAGGTGTACGAGGCCGCGCGCGTCGTCGCGTACGCCGGTGACGTGACCTGGCGGGAGGTCGGGCGGGTGCTGCGGGCCCGCGCCGCCCGGCCCAGGCTGCGCGGGCTGCTCGGCCCCCGCGGCGCCGCGGCCGCCGCGCGGGCTCCACTGGCCGAGGGCGTGGTGGAGTCCGACGGCGAGGCCGTACTGGCCCTGGCCGCGCGCCCCGACCGCGATCCCGTCCTGCCCCTGCGGTTCGCCGCGGCTGCCGCGCAGGCGGGTCTTCCCGTATCGCTGCACGCCGTACGCAGGCTGGCCGCGCAGGGCAAACAGCTCCCGGTGCCCTGGCCGGCCGAGGCGCGCGAGCAGCTGGTGACACTGCTCGGGGCGGGGGAGCCCACGGTGGCCGTGTGGGAGGCCCTGGAGGCGGAAGGCCTGATCACGCGGCTGCTCCCCGACTGGGAGCGGGTGCGGTGCCGCCCGCAGCGCAACCCCGTCCACACCTGGACGGTGGACCGCCACCTCATCGAGACGGCGGTCCGCGCCGCGGCCCTCACCCGCCGGGTCGGCCGCCCCGACCTGCTGCTGATGGCGGCCCTCCTGCACGACATCGGCAAGGGCTGGCCGGGCGACCACTCGGTGGCCGGCGAGACGATCGCCCGCGACGTCGCCGCCCGCGTCGGCTTCGACGCGCAGGACGCCGCCGTGCTGGGGGCGCTCGTACGGCACCACCTGCTGCTGATCGACACCGCGACCCGGCGCGACCTCGACGACCCGGCCACGGTCCGCTCGGTCGCCGACGCCGTGGGGTCGGTGGGCACGCTGGAGATACTGCACGCCCTGACGGAGGCGGACGCCCTGGCCACCGGGCCCGCCGCGTGGAGCGCATGGCGGGGATCGCTGGTGGCGGACCTCGTCGCGCGGGTCGCCGCCGTGCTGCGCGGCACGGCCCCGGCGGTGCGGGAGGCGGAGATCCCGACCACGGAACAGGAACGCCTGGCGGTGGAGGCCCTGCGCACCGGGGAGCCGGTGCTCGCGCTCCACGTCCGCCAGGAGGAGGAGGACGCGGTCGGCGGGGAACTCGTCGTGGCCGTTCCCGACCAGCCGGGGGTCCTCCCGGCGGTGGCCGGGGTGCTGGCCCTGCACCGGCTCACCGTACGGGCGGCGGACCTGCGCTCCATGGAACTGCCGGACCAGCTGGGCGAGGTCCTGGTGCTGCGGTGGCGGGTGGCGGCGGAGTACGGGGCGCTGCCCCAGGCCGCACGGCTGCGCAGCGACCTGGTCCGGGCCCTGGACGGCTCGCTGGACGTCCCGGCGAAGCTGGCGGACCGCGAGGCGGCGTATCCGCGCCGGCGCGGGGTGACCCCGCCGCCGCCCCGGGTCACGGTCGTCCCGGACGTCTCCTCACTGGCCACGGTCCTGGAGGTGCGGGCGCCCGATGCCGTCGGCCTGCTGCACCGGATCGGGCGGGCTCTGGAGTCGGCGGGCGTCAGGGTGCGGAGCGCGCACGTCTCGACGCTGGGCGCCAACGCCGTGGACACGCTGTACGTCACGTCCCCGGACGGCAAGCCACTGGAACCCGCGGAGGCGGCCACCCTGGCCGGGTCGGTGCAGGTGGCGCTGTCCTAG
- the ffh gene encoding signal recognition particle protein → MFDTLSDRLANTFKGLRGKGRLSEADIDSAAREIRIALLEADVALPVVRSFIANVKERARGEEVSKALNPGQQVLKIVNDELVTILGGETRRLRFAKTAPTVIMLAGLQGAGKTTLAGKLGLWLKGQGHTPLLVACDLQRPNAVNQLSVVADRAGVAFYGPQPGNGVGDPVQVAKDSIEYARTKQHDIVIVDTAGRLGIDQELMQQAADIRDAVSPDEILFVVDAMIGQDAVNTAEAFRDGVGFDGVVLSKLDGDARGGAALSIAHVTGKQIMFASNGEKLDEFDAFHPDRMAGRILDMGDMLTLIEQAEKTFSQAEAEKMAAKLAKGPKEFTLDDFLAQMEQVRKMGSISKLLGMLPGMGQIKDQINNIDERDVDRTAAIIKSMTPAERQDPTIINGSRRARIAKGSGTEVSAVKSLVERFFDARKMMSRMAQGGGMPGMPGIPGMGGGPGRQKKQVKQAKGKRKSGNPMKRKEEEAAAAARREQGPQAIEPAAGGSPFGLPAGGGQPGQDFDLPDEFKKFMK, encoded by the coding sequence GTGTTCGATACGCTCTCCGACCGCTTGGCGAATACCTTCAAGGGCCTGCGCGGCAAAGGCCGGCTGTCCGAGGCTGACATCGACTCCGCGGCCCGGGAAATCCGTATCGCCCTCCTCGAGGCCGACGTCGCCCTCCCGGTCGTCCGCTCCTTCATCGCGAACGTCAAGGAGAGGGCCCGCGGCGAGGAGGTCAGCAAGGCGCTGAACCCCGGCCAGCAGGTCCTGAAGATCGTCAACGACGAGCTCGTCACGATCCTCGGCGGCGAGACCCGGCGGCTGCGCTTCGCCAAGACCGCCCCCACCGTGATCATGCTGGCCGGTCTCCAGGGTGCCGGTAAGACCACCCTCGCCGGAAAGCTCGGCCTCTGGCTCAAGGGGCAGGGCCACACCCCGCTCCTCGTCGCCTGCGACCTCCAGCGCCCCAACGCCGTCAACCAGCTCTCCGTCGTCGCCGACCGCGCGGGCGTGGCCTTCTACGGCCCCCAGCCGGGCAACGGCGTCGGTGACCCGGTCCAGGTCGCCAAGGACTCCATCGAGTACGCGCGGACCAAGCAGCACGACATCGTCATCGTCGACACCGCCGGCCGCCTCGGCATCGACCAGGAGCTGATGCAGCAGGCCGCGGACATCCGCGACGCCGTCAGCCCCGACGAGATCCTCTTCGTCGTCGACGCCATGATCGGCCAGGACGCGGTCAACACCGCCGAGGCCTTCCGCGACGGCGTCGGCTTCGACGGCGTCGTGCTCTCGAAGCTCGACGGCGACGCCCGCGGTGGTGCCGCGCTCTCTATCGCGCACGTCACCGGCAAGCAGATCATGTTCGCCTCGAACGGCGAGAAGCTCGACGAGTTCGACGCCTTCCACCCCGACCGCATGGCGGGCCGGATCCTCGACATGGGTGACATGCTCACCCTCATCGAGCAGGCCGAGAAGACCTTCTCGCAGGCCGAGGCCGAGAAGATGGCGGCCAAGCTCGCCAAGGGTCCCAAGGAGTTCACGCTCGACGACTTCCTGGCCCAGATGGAGCAGGTCCGCAAGATGGGCTCCATCTCGAAGCTGCTCGGCATGCTGCCCGGCATGGGTCAGATCAAGGACCAGATCAACAACATCGACGAGCGCGACGTGGACCGCACGGCCGCGATCATCAAGTCGATGACCCCGGCCGAGCGCCAGGACCCGACGATCATCAACGGCTCGCGCCGTGCCCGTATCGCCAAGGGTTCCGGCACCGAGGTCAGCGCCGTCAAGTCGCTCGTCGAGCGGTTCTTCGACGCCCGCAAGATGATGTCGCGCATGGCCCAGGGCGGCGGCATGCCGGGCATGCCCGGCATCCCCGGGATGGGCGGCGGCCCCGGCCGGCAGAAGAAGCAGGTCAAGCAGGCCAAGGGCAAGCGCAAGAGCGGCAACCCGATGAAGCGCAAGGAAGAGGAGGCCGCGGCAGCGGCCCGCCGCGAGCAGGGTCCGCAGGCGATCGAGCCCGCGGCCGGCGGCAGCCCCTTCGGCCTTCCCGCCGGCGGTGGCCAGCCGGGCCAGGACTTCGACCTTCCGGACGAGTTCAAGAAGTTCATGAAGTAG